A stretch of the Medicago truncatula cultivar Jemalong A17 chromosome 5, MtrunA17r5.0-ANR, whole genome shotgun sequence genome encodes the following:
- the LOC11408643 gene encoding probable pectate lyase 16, with product MIDRCWRPNPEWRKHRQQLATCSVGYAGKMTNNIGKGIIQYKVTDPNDDPINPQPGTLRYGASVIQGKVWITFKKDMNIKLIKSLLISSFTTIDGRGVNVHIADNACLMIFKATNIIIHSIRIHHCKAQTPGMVMGPNGKVISLGQVDGDAIRLVTASKIWIDHNTLYDCEDGLLDVTRGSTNVTVSNNWFREQDKVMLLGHDDGYVRDINMKVTVVYNHFGPNCNQRMPRIRHGYAHVANNLYLGWMQYAIGGSMGPSLKSESNLFIAPKVGSKEVTWRKIGHGNGDKWEFHSVRDAFENGASFAISKGSRVPKPNYSKEQGFKVVDVKSVRTLTRSSGAFQCSRTSIC from the exons ATGATTGATCGATGTTGGAGACCAAATCCTGAATGGAGAAAACATAGACAACAACTAGCGACTTGCTCGGTAGGCTATGCTGGAAAGATGACAAACAACATTGGTAAGGGTATCATCCAATATAAAGTTACTGACCCAAATGATGATCCTATAAATCCTCAACCTGGTACGTTGAGATATGGAGCTTCTGTAATTCAAGGTAAAGTGTGGATCACATTCAAAAAAGACATGAACATTAAACTCATCAAGTCCCTTCTCATCAGCAGTTTCACAACAATTGATGGTCGCGGAGTCAATGTGCACATTGCTGATAATGCATGCTTAATGATATTCAAG GCCACCAACATTATCATTCATAGCATTCGAATTCATCATTGCAAAGCTCAAACACCGGGGATGGTGATGGGGCCAAATGGGAAGGTGATTTCTTTGGGGCAAGTAGATGGAGATGCAATTAGACTGGTCACCGCTTCTAAAATTTGGATTGATCATAATACACTTTATGATTGTGAAGATGGTCTTCTTGATGTCACACGAGGTTCTACTAATGTGACTGTTTCCAATAACTGGTTTAGAGAACAAGATAAGGTTATGCTTCTTGGACATGATGATGGGTATGTGAGGGACATAAACATGAAGGTTACTGTCGTGTACAATCATTTTGGACCAAACTGCAACCAAAGAATGCCAAG AATTCGTCATGGATATGCACATGTAGCCAACAATCTTTACTTAGGGTGGATGCAATATGCCATCGGTGGAAGCATGGGGCCTAGCCTCAAAAGTGAATCTAACCTCTTCATAGCTCCTAAAGTTGGGAGTAAAGAG GTAACATGGAGAAAAATTGGTCATGGAAATGGAGACAAATGGGAATTTCATTCGGTAAGAGACGCTTTTGAAAATGGAGCCTCCTTTGCAATATCAAAAGGAAGTCGTGTGCCAAAGCCAAATTATAGCAAAGAACAGGGTTTTAAAGTTGTTGATGTTAAATCTGTAAGAACATTAACAAGATCTTCAGGTGCATTTCAATGTAGTAGAACCTCTATATGTTGA